The Ignatzschineria rhizosphaerae genome contains a region encoding:
- a CDS encoding OsmC family protein, translated as MAIETKKVYKATSAVHENYQIAIKAREHQVMADEPAPIGDNVGMTPMELLLGAMGGCKSIVFKSAAKKLKIAYTKCEIEVEGDFDSAGYMGDPNIPIGFSAIRTIYHINSIAAKEEIEQLIAFVESHCPVAATIEVSPKMDSVLKYNA; from the coding sequence ATGGCAATTGAAACAAAAAAGGTTTATAAAGCAACATCAGCAGTTCATGAAAATTATCAAATTGCGATAAAGGCAAGAGAGCATCAAGTGATGGCCGATGAGCCTGCACCTATTGGAGATAATGTAGGTATGACCCCGATGGAGCTTCTATTAGGGGCAATGGGCGGATGTAAAAGTATTGTTTTTAAGAGCGCTGCAAAGAAGTTAAAGATTGCTTATACCAAATGTGAAATTGAGGTAGAGGGAGATTTTGATTCAGCCGGCTATATGGGGGATCCTAATATCCCTATTGGTTTTAGCGCCATTAGAACGATTTACCATATCAATAGTATCGCGGCAAAGGAAGAGATTGAGCAATTAATTGCTTTTGTCGAGAGCCATTGCCCTGTTGCTGCAACCATTGAGGTTTCACCAAAGATGGATTCAGTTTTAAAATATAATGCTTAG
- a CDS encoding twin-arginine translocation signal domain-containing protein, which translates to MKQHQSSRRDFLKKSALLSLGSLFIPPAIAQLYETKESPITAKHLQRHHRADIRSVDFDSHNFMLNFR; encoded by the coding sequence ATGAAGCAACATCAATCCTCACGCCGAGATTTTTTAAAAAAAAGTGCGCTTTTATCACTAGGATCTCTATTTATTCCCCCGGCAATAGCGCAGCTCTATGAGACTAAAGAATCACCGATCACCGCAAAACATCTTCAACGACATCATCGCGCAGATATTCGAAGTGTGGATTTTGATTCTCATAATTTTATGCTCAATTTTAGATAA